A window of Lodderomyces elongisporus chromosome 8, complete sequence genomic DNA:
ACCACAAACTCTGACCAAGTCGTTACCTTATCGCAATTAAACTCATCAAACAAGTTACTTAATACTTCGAAACCAGTGGTTTGGAAGGAATTTGGAAACTACCTTGATAAATCTGTTGAGATTAAACAATCATCATTTTCGTCAGATGATaatgaaacaaatcaaGCAAGCTCAAACAGTATTAATAACTTTCTAGATATAAATTTCAATTCGAACCAATCTATATTATCACAGACTGTGCAATATAAAATCTGTACATCCTGCCAACGACCAATAGGATTAGCAAGTCTTCTGCTGCATTATCAAAAGTGTATcgaaatgaaacaaaaaaggcaacaagaacaagctGATATTGCCCTTCAAGATGCTGCCACTAACGGCACtgcaaacaacaacaacaacaacagcagcagcagcagcaacagcactTCTActaacaagaaaaagagaggaaGAAATGGCGCTCTAGGTGATGGCTTGGATATCTCATCATCCGTGGATAGTTCCAGAAACAATACACCTGCGCCACCTGGAGGTAACGCAAGTGGTGGAGAAGGTGTAAGCCACAATAACGCTAACCAAACGAGACCCAAAAAGAAGTATAAAAAATCACAAGctcaaaagcaaaaagaagctGCTAATGCAGCAGCTGCCGCCGCCGCAGCAGCTGCTGCGGGAACtacatcagcaacagcatcagcaacggCACCTACCACTTCAACATCAAATTCTATGGCTGCTAATACTGCCTCCGGCGCTTCTGCCACTACAGGTACTTCTACAACTGTACCAAAAACTGCACCAGATAAACCTCcaaagaagacaaagaaaggAAGCACTGCTTCGTCGCAAACTCAACaagcaaatgcaaaaaacTCTCAGCTGCcgctgcaactgcaactgcaactgcaactgcacgCACTGCTGAAATCCAAACAACTGGTTAAACCCAAAGGTCCAGTGGATGTTGAGAAGCAATGTGGTGTTGCACTTCCCTCGGGCGGTTTATGTGCACGTTCACTAACTTGTAAAACCCATTCTATGGGTGCTAAAAGAGCAGTCTTGGGTAGGTCTGCTCCATACGATGTCTTATTACAACAGTATCAGAAACGAAACCAGGCCAAGATTGCACAAAACAATGCCTTGGCTGCTCAGCGTAGAGAGAATGCCGCGTTCAATGATGACGGATCCGATGTCAATCTCAATAATGCTAATAAAGTATTGGACCCCGATGAGGAAACACATTTAGTATTAGAGGGTTTATCAAAAAACAATCCGATACCTTTAGAAAGGAAGATCATGATGCCTGTACGGTATAGACATCGATTTTTACAAGCTAGAGAATTTTATGCAAATGCATTGATTGTATCTGctcaacacacacaacaacaacaacagcagcagcagcaacaacaacagcagcagcaacaacaacagcagcaacaacagcaacaaggAAGTGCTGGTGGTGCACTGGGAGAACAAACTTTGGCCAATCAAGCTATATCCGGTTCCATTGGTGGTATGCAAGGTAGATGTGCATTGATCAATGTTGATGCTCCGGTCAACCCAAACTCAGATTCACAAACTCAACTGTTTAGTGCAATACTGGGAGAAATGTATCAAGTGCGAGCACCCTCGAAGGCAATCTTAACAACTGCTCAGTATAATAATTTGCAGCATCAAGCATTCCAGCAGCAAGTAATGAAGcttcaacaaaagcaacaacagcagcagcaacaacaacaacagctagCCCAACGATCGCAAAGGCCACCTTCAGCTAGCGTACAGCAATAAGAGATGAA
This region includes:
- the sgf73 gene encoding SAGA complex subunit Sgf73; this translates as MTTNSDQVVTLSQLNSSNKLLNTSKPVVWKEFGNYLDKSVEIKQSSFSSDDNETNQASSNSINNFLDINFNSNQSILSQTVQYKICTSCQRPIGLASLSSHYQKCIEMKQKRQQEQADIALQDAATNGTANNNNNNSSSSSNSTSTNKKKRGRNGALGDGLDISSSVDSSRNNTPAPPGGNASGGEGVSHNNANQTRPKKKYKKSQAQKQKEAANAAAAAAAAAAAGTTSATASATAPTTSTSNSMAANTASGASATTGTSTTVPKTAPDKPPKKTKKGSTASSQTQQANAKNSQSPSQSQSQSQSHASSKSKQSVKPKGPVDVEKQCGVALPSGGLCARSLTCKTHSMGAKRAVLGRSAPYDVLLQQYQKRNQAKIAQNNALAAQRRENAAFNDDGSDVNLNNANKVLDPDEETHLVLEGLSKNNPIPLERKIMMPVRYRHRFLQAREFYANALIVSAQHTQQQQQQQQQQQQQQQQQQQQQQQQGSAGGASGEQTLANQAISGSIGGMQGRCALINVDAPVNPNSDSQTQSFSAISGEMYQVRAPSKAILTTAQYNNLQHQAFQQQVMKLQQKQQQQQQQQQQLAQRSQRPPSASVQQ